In one Bacteroidales bacterium genomic region, the following are encoded:
- the rpsT gene encoding 30S ribosomal protein S20 has translation MANHKSALKRIRANENRKIQNRYHGKTMRNAIKKFKSIEAKDEAASQLPKMVSMIDKMAKHSIIHKNKAANLKSKLTRKVNTLA, from the coding sequence ATGGCAAATCACAAGTCAGCGCTGAAAAGAATCAGGGCCAATGAAAACAGAAAGATCCAGAACCGCTATCATGGTAAAACCATGCGTAACGCCATCAAGAAATTCAAATCCATTGAAGCTAAAGATGAAGCTGCATCCCAGCTTCCGAAAATGGTTTCTATGATCGATAAAATGGCAAAGCATTCGATCATTCATAAGAACAAAGCCGCCAATCTGAAATCCAAGCTGACCCGTAAGGTCAATACGTTAGCGTAA
- a CDS encoding glycosyltransferase family 4 protein, translating into MNIGLDAKRIFFNNSGLGNYGRRFYHGLAKKSAGDNFYLYSPKVVAGDNPYLKEVDRANSIIVSPDKPWHKMLGGAPWRTGLINARLRKDNIGIYYGLSNEIPFGNKNPDIVKVVIIHDLIFLRYPQLYPAIDAYFYKQKTKYAGKHADFIIAASEQTKRDIVYYYHVPENKINVIYPGSDPIFYSKDTVDAHQFFSTERRYIISIGAITSRKNLFKTVRAFNLIKDKYDLDLVVIGTAVGLGRDYLKTILNYVEKNRLSDRIHFLGNVPYKYVPALCRNAQLMVYPSQYEGFGMPIVEGLFSHIPVITSQGGCFPEAGGDGAVYVNPNDFEEIAGWIDKLMDSETLRNELVGKGLQHAEKFKQEHIETDIINFHRSIKH; encoded by the coding sequence ATGAATATCGGCCTAGATGCAAAAAGGATTTTCTTTAATAATAGCGGCCTTGGCAATTATGGCCGGAGGTTTTACCATGGATTGGCAAAGAAATCGGCTGGTGATAATTTCTACCTGTATTCCCCAAAGGTAGTCGCCGGTGACAATCCTTACCTGAAAGAAGTTGATCGGGCTAACAGTATAATCGTCAGTCCGGATAAACCCTGGCACAAAATGCTGGGTGGTGCACCCTGGCGTACAGGCTTGATCAATGCCCGTTTAAGAAAAGACAATATCGGTATTTATTATGGATTAAGCAATGAAATCCCCTTTGGCAATAAAAACCCAGATATAGTCAAAGTCGTTATTATTCATGATCTGATATTTTTGCGGTATCCGCAATTATACCCTGCGATTGATGCTTATTTTTATAAGCAAAAGACTAAGTATGCCGGCAAGCATGCTGATTTTATTATAGCCGCAAGTGAGCAGACCAAACGGGATATAGTTTATTATTATCATGTCCCGGAAAACAAAATTAACGTTATTTATCCAGGCAGCGATCCGATTTTCTATAGCAAAGATACCGTGGATGCCCATCAGTTTTTTAGTACCGAAAGAAGATATATCATCAGCATTGGCGCTATTACATCAAGGAAAAACTTGTTTAAGACGGTACGAGCCTTTAACCTGATCAAAGACAAGTATGACCTGGATTTGGTTGTTATTGGCACCGCTGTGGGTTTAGGCAGGGATTACCTGAAAACAATCTTAAATTATGTTGAAAAAAACCGGTTGTCGGACCGGATTCATTTTTTGGGAAATGTGCCCTATAAATATGTGCCGGCTCTTTGCAGAAATGCTCAATTAATGGTATATCCATCTCAATATGAAGGCTTCGGCATGCCGATCGTGGAAGGACTTTTCAGTCATATTCCGGTTATCACATCACAGGGAGGTTGCTTTCCGGAAGCCGGCGGTGATGGTGCCGTTTATGTGAATCCGAATGATTTTGAAGAGATCGCAGGCTGGATCGATAAACTGATGGATTCTGAAACATTAAGAAATGAATTAGTCGGGAAAGGCCTTCAACATGCTGAAAAGTTTAAGCAGGAACATATAGAAACTGATATCATTAATTTTCATCGTTCAATAAAACACTAA
- the radC gene encoding DNA repair protein RadC translates to MTYESRIPIKQWSEDDRPREKLLLKGKSALSNAELIALLLGSGNRNESAVDLAKRILDQSGQNLAELSKYQINDLLKFKGIGMAKGVTIIAALELGNRKRGQDAMAREKVAGSRDVFELFHGELADSQYESFWVLLLNRANRVIRKVNISEGGISGTVADPKKIFKMSLDHNASSLILCHNHPSGNTQPSEADIRLTRKLKEAGLLLDLPVLDHLILGGETYFSFADEGMI, encoded by the coding sequence ATGACATATGAATCACGCATACCCATCAAACAATGGTCGGAAGATGACAGGCCGAGGGAGAAGCTGCTGCTGAAAGGCAAGTCGGCACTGAGCAATGCCGAGCTGATCGCTTTATTGCTGGGGTCAGGCAACCGGAATGAATCGGCCGTTGACCTGGCCAAACGGATCCTTGATCAGAGCGGTCAAAACCTGGCTGAGCTGTCGAAATACCAGATCAATGACTTGCTGAAATTCAAAGGGATCGGTATGGCGAAAGGGGTTACGATCATAGCGGCGCTCGAGCTGGGCAACCGCAAGCGGGGTCAGGATGCAATGGCCAGGGAAAAAGTGGCCGGCAGCCGGGATGTTTTTGAACTTTTCCATGGAGAGCTGGCAGATTCCCAATACGAATCATTCTGGGTGCTTTTGCTGAACCGGGCCAACCGGGTAATCCGGAAAGTAAACATCAGCGAAGGAGGCATTTCCGGGACGGTGGCTGATCCAAAGAAAATATTCAAGATGTCCCTCGACCATAATGCCAGTTCGCTGATCCTCTGCCATAACCACCCTTCCGGTAACACCCAGCCCAGCGAGGCCGACATCAGGCTGACCCGTAAACTCAAAGAAGCAGGTCTCCTGCTTGACCTCCCTGTTCTGGATCACCTTATCCTTGGCGGAGAAACGTATTTTAGTTTTGCTGATGAAGGGATGATCTGA
- the trxA gene encoding thioredoxin, translated as MKKIGYLSVLIIFLFISCNGTTDGEKGNTSSKSSANVTDGGSKKSESSNGIPEHLTEKTFKLKVMDYEKNPQQWVFAGDKPAIVDFYADWCRPCRMIAPILEELAVEYEGKINIYKVDTEAQRELAAVFGITSLPTVLFIPMQGKPSSQKGALPKESYKKIIDEFLLKTPSTSIN; from the coding sequence ATGAAAAAAATCGGATACCTCTCTGTTTTAATAATCTTCCTGTTCATCAGCTGTAATGGCACTACAGACGGTGAGAAGGGCAATACGTCATCGAAATCTTCTGCAAATGTTACTGATGGTGGCAGTAAAAAATCGGAATCTTCGAATGGAATACCAGAACATCTGACTGAGAAAACCTTTAAACTCAAGGTCATGGATTACGAGAAGAACCCACAGCAATGGGTCTTTGCAGGTGACAAACCGGCTATCGTCGACTTTTATGCTGACTGGTGCAGGCCTTGCCGGATGATCGCCCCGATCCTTGAAGAACTGGCAGTTGAGTATGAAGGCAAGATCAATATCTATAAAGTAGATACAGAAGCTCAGCGGGAACTGGCTGCCGTATTTGGCATCACAAGTCTTCCTACAGTTTTATTCATCCCCATGCAAGGAAAACCTTCCTCACAGAAAGGCGCATTACCAAAAGAATCTTACAAAAAAATCATTGACGAGTTTTTATTAAAAACCCCTTCAACATCAATTAATTAA
- a CDS encoding transposase, translating into MTLFFREISPLKLEEVLLDENRCLEFIAGEKWYKGFVCRKCGHDNYCNGKKPYSRRCTRCKHEESATSHTIFHGCHLPLTQAFRLAYQVCHNPEVSTYELARQLDTRQMTCWKLKKKMLDCIASNGQLQIIPSSAKLKYVSPPRIR; encoded by the coding sequence ATGACACTATTTTTTCGTGAAATATCACCTCTTAAGTTAGAAGAGGTCTTGCTGGATGAAAACCGGTGCCTTGAATTCATTGCAGGGGAAAAATGGTATAAGGGCTTTGTTTGCCGGAAGTGCGGCCACGATAATTACTGCAATGGCAAAAAGCCTTATTCCAGGCGGTGCACCCGCTGTAAACATGAAGAATCGGCCACTTCCCATACTATTTTCCATGGCTGCCACCTGCCTCTGACACAGGCTTTCAGGCTGGCTTACCAGGTCTGCCATAACCCTGAAGTTTCCACCTATGAGCTGGCCAGGCAGCTTGATACACGCCAGATGACCTGCTGGAAGCTCAAGAAGAAGATGCTCGACTGCATTGCATCGAACGGCCAACTTCAGATCATCCCTTCATCAGCAAAACTAAAATACGTTTCTCCGCCAAGGATAAGGTGA
- a CDS encoding serine hydrolase, which translates to MKMKISFTATLLITGMLLNAQTSVPAFITDSLDSYTEQALAEWQIPGVAVLVVKDGQVIVQKGYGFLESGKPEQVDENTLFMIASNTKAFTGTAMAILEQEGKCSLDDRVQKYLPGFKMKDPWVAEHITLTDVMSHRIGMETFQGDFMYWESDLSSDEVIEKFGMLTPMYDFRAKWGYCNAGFLIAGKCLEQITGMTWEQFMRDRIVNPLEMKRTLVMTAEIANAENLAAAHTLVNGKLQVIPHCQVDNIAPAASISSSVSDMSHWIIAQLDSGRYNGRQVIPWQAIRKAQYPNSIVRRARHPFNITHYSLYGMGWSLQDYEGREMVSHTGGVDGFVTSVTLIPEEKLGVVVFTNTDMNGLYEAVKWEIIDAYLGLPYRNYSQVFISRYMPAYKKEMEMITSWQDSAKMNLPMPVKLAKFAGKYNHEVYGSAILESKGDYLLLKLEHHPDLTSRLEYIGNNRFLCTYSSPLWGIKVFPFVIKDGKVISFTLSVADFLEFTTYEFVKE; encoded by the coding sequence ATGAAAATGAAAATTTCCTTTACTGCCACTCTTCTCATTACCGGCATGCTCCTGAACGCGCAGACCAGTGTTCCTGCGTTTATTACGGATAGCCTGGATAGCTATACCGAACAGGCGCTAGCGGAATGGCAGATACCGGGTGTCGCGGTTCTTGTGGTCAAAGACGGACAGGTGATTGTCCAGAAAGGTTATGGATTCCTCGAATCAGGCAAACCTGAGCAAGTAGATGAAAATACGCTGTTTATGATCGCATCCAATACCAAGGCATTTACAGGAACGGCAATGGCAATCCTGGAACAGGAAGGCAAATGCTCACTTGACGACCGCGTTCAGAAATATTTGCCCGGCTTTAAAATGAAAGACCCCTGGGTAGCCGAACATATTACCCTGACCGATGTTATGTCGCACCGGATCGGTATGGAAACTTTCCAGGGCGATTTTATGTATTGGGAGTCGGACCTGAGCAGTGATGAGGTGATCGAAAAATTCGGCATGCTCACGCCAATGTATGATTTCAGGGCGAAATGGGGCTATTGCAATGCCGGTTTTCTGATCGCCGGAAAATGCCTGGAACAAATCACCGGGATGACATGGGAACAGTTTATGCGGGATCGCATCGTAAACCCATTGGAAATGAAAAGGACACTGGTTATGACCGCAGAAATTGCAAATGCTGAAAACCTTGCTGCGGCTCATACCCTGGTCAACGGAAAACTGCAGGTTATCCCGCACTGCCAGGTCGATAACATTGCACCGGCGGCCAGCATCAGCTCTTCAGTCAGCGATATGAGCCACTGGATCATTGCCCAGCTCGACAGTGGAAGGTATAACGGCCGGCAGGTTATTCCCTGGCAGGCGATCCGGAAAGCGCAATACCCAAATTCTATCGTCCGGCGGGCCAGGCACCCGTTCAATATTACACATTATTCCCTCTACGGCATGGGCTGGAGCCTCCAGGATTATGAAGGACGGGAAATGGTTTCCCATACCGGCGGTGTGGATGGTTTTGTAACTTCGGTTACCCTGATCCCCGAGGAGAAACTTGGCGTGGTCGTTTTTACCAACACCGATATGAATGGTCTTTACGAAGCTGTTAAATGGGAGATCATTGATGCATACCTTGGACTACCTTACCGGAATTACAGCCAGGTTTTCATCTCGCGTTATATGCCAGCTTATAAAAAAGAAATGGAGATGATCACTTCGTGGCAGGATTCGGCTAAAATGAATCTGCCCATGCCTGTGAAACTTGCAAAATTTGCGGGGAAATACAACCATGAAGTTTATGGCAGCGCTATCCTCGAATCTAAAGGAGATTACCTGCTCCTGAAGCTGGAACACCATCCTGATCTGACATCCAGGCTGGAATATATTGGAAACAACAGGTTTCTTTGCACTTACAGCAGTCCGCTCTGGGGTATCAAAGTTTTTCCCTTTGTTATAAAAGATGGAAAAGTCATATCATTTACCCTCAGCGTAGCCGACTTTCTTGAATTCACGACCTATGAGTTCGTGAAGGAATAA
- a CDS encoding phosphatase PAP2 family protein, whose protein sequence is MHNTALSGLDIEILRLIHHNRVAALDNILYYISFTTTFVSIGLLLTILIYSLKTKSKPLRIVFYKILAVFIVVATLSLTLKTIIIRERPYISYPDIEKLSEAGSSSYPSGHAMEAFAIAVAFTILIPKRKFIIPLFIWASVVAYSRMALGVHYPSDVLSGIIIGSFIGWLVPWLINKFYPTIR, encoded by the coding sequence ATGCATAATACTGCATTATCCGGTTTAGATATCGAAATTCTGCGTTTGATACACCACAATCGCGTTGCAGCGCTTGACAATATCCTTTATTATATTTCATTTACCACAACATTTGTAAGCATAGGATTACTGCTGACAATTCTCATCTATTCACTGAAAACAAAATCAAAGCCACTCAGGATTGTGTTTTATAAAATCCTTGCGGTGTTTATTGTTGTTGCAACTTTAAGCCTTACCCTGAAAACTATTATTATCAGAGAGCGACCTTATATAAGTTACCCCGATATTGAAAAGCTGTCGGAAGCCGGCAGTTCATCCTACCCTTCAGGACATGCAATGGAAGCTTTTGCCATTGCTGTTGCATTTACAATTTTAATCCCGAAAAGAAAATTTATTATCCCGCTTTTTATATGGGCATCAGTGGTTGCTTATTCCAGGATGGCTTTAGGGGTGCATTACCCAAGCGATGTGTTAAGCGGCATAATCATAGGTTCTTTCATTGGTTGGCTGGTCCCTTGGTTAATCAATAAATTTTATCCCACTATCAGATGA
- the trxA gene encoding thioredoxin: MSLEHLSKDTFISKVFDFENNKEWNYQGELPCLIDFYADWCGPCKMVAPILEELATEYKGKINIYKVDTEKEQELAGVFGIRSIPSILFCPADGAPQMAMGALPKDTFKKAIEDILLKS, encoded by the coding sequence ATGTCACTGGAACATTTATCAAAAGACACTTTCATTTCAAAAGTATTTGATTTCGAAAACAATAAAGAATGGAACTACCAGGGTGAATTACCCTGTCTGATTGATTTTTACGCTGATTGGTGCGGACCGTGTAAAATGGTTGCCCCTATCCTCGAAGAACTTGCTACAGAATATAAAGGCAAGATCAACATTTATAAGGTAGATACTGAAAAAGAGCAGGAACTGGCAGGCGTTTTTGGCATCCGGAGCATCCCATCCATTCTTTTCTGCCCGGCTGACGGAGCCCCGCAGATGGCGATGGGCGCCTTGCCAAAAGACACCTTTAAAAAGGCGATCGAGGATATCCTGCTAAAAAGCTAA
- a CDS encoding C40 family peptidase — protein MIEFGFCNLAVVPVRREPSDKAEMSTQLLFGDLMEVIGRDDSWCQVKIFFDGYEGWVDVKQIRAVSNQEFRRLTTSPVWVNRQMHSDVVLYSGVNISLPAGCSFYNIKGQIMEIDGEQYRLDGKVYPFTFTGLNGLMETAAGYLSCPYLWGGKTYLGMDCSGFTQVVFKQHGIKLLRDAAQQATQGELISILNDGKPGDLAFFDNAEGKIVHVGILLEDQRIIHCSGKVRIDTIDHQGIYNRYLSKYTHSLRLIRRVVAGSWTVGQ, from the coding sequence ATGATTGAATTTGGTTTTTGTAACCTTGCAGTGGTACCAGTCCGACGCGAACCCTCCGACAAAGCAGAAATGTCTACCCAGTTGCTTTTCGGAGATCTGATGGAAGTTATCGGCCGGGATGATTCATGGTGCCAGGTGAAAATATTCTTTGATGGTTATGAGGGTTGGGTCGATGTTAAACAGATCCGGGCTGTCAGCAACCAGGAGTTCAGGCGCCTGACCACATCACCTGTTTGGGTGAACAGGCAGATGCATTCCGATGTTGTCCTTTACAGTGGGGTGAATATAAGTTTGCCAGCAGGGTGTAGTTTTTATAATATAAAAGGCCAGATTATGGAGATAGATGGAGAGCAATACCGGCTGGACGGAAAAGTATACCCGTTTACTTTTACAGGGCTCAACGGGTTAATGGAAACTGCTGCCGGTTATCTTTCCTGTCCATATCTATGGGGAGGTAAAACTTACCTTGGCATGGATTGTTCCGGATTTACACAAGTTGTGTTCAAACAGCACGGCATTAAATTATTGCGTGATGCGGCTCAACAAGCTACTCAGGGCGAATTAATCAGTATCCTTAACGATGGAAAACCCGGCGACCTGGCTTTTTTTGATAATGCAGAAGGAAAGATTGTCCATGTCGGGATCCTTCTGGAAGATCAACGGATCATTCATTGCTCCGGGAAAGTCCGCATTGATACTATTGACCACCAGGGAATATATAACCGCTATCTGAGCAAATACACGCACAGTTTGCGGTTGATAAGGCGGGTAGTAGCAGGCAGTTGGACAGTTGGACAATAG
- a CDS encoding HDIG domain-containing protein, which translates to MNRITEKTRKNKDLFLRIAMFAATVILLVLVLPKEGKFRYEFSKGKPWLHDDLYAPFDFAIIKYDDELKAEQEQVLSLLKPFFKMDTAVFSRQAELFELEFNKKWAERNGELNTFSQQKDKLLRQGLMIFDSIFRAGIIQLDPSIENKPADFEIFIIENNIAREVPLFKVFTLQQASSYILVKVGKENFTDKDFLINILTNHITHNLFFDAEKTNAEKESALSNISPFRGMVQRGELIIPRGARVNDDHYRILTSLKNNFEVQLGTTRAFYAIAGGQAILTSISILVLVLFLYNYRKDILANNKKTFLILLIIFMMVLTASLIVRFNVSYFYLVPVCLVPVIIRVFYDTRLALFVHLVTIFTTGFIAPNSFQFVFIQLIAGVVAIMSIVRLERRSQFFYTAFWVFCTYTAIYVGLILMQEGNFRGINIQQVYQMAANAALLLFAYPLIFLLERTFGYITDVTLIELGNSNNKLLRELAHKAPGTFQHSLQVANLAEEASYAIDGDSLLVRVGALYHDIGKIDAPMYFIENQVTGVNPHDDLSYEESARIIIRHVTRGIEFAKKYKLPAEVADFITTHHGTRKVEYFYLKQKLENPEKNVDANTFTYPGPIPYSKETALVMMADSVEAASRSLTKPDDDRINDLVERIINRQLESEQFSNADLTLRDITMVKEIFKKSLQNIYHVRISYPEENS; encoded by the coding sequence ATGAACCGGATCACAGAAAAAACGCGAAAGAACAAGGATCTTTTCCTTAGGATTGCCATGTTTGCAGCAACTGTGATCCTGCTGGTTTTAGTATTGCCGAAAGAAGGAAAATTCAGGTATGAATTTAGCAAAGGTAAACCGTGGTTGCATGATGACTTATACGCTCCCTTTGATTTTGCGATCATTAAGTATGATGATGAGCTGAAAGCCGAACAGGAACAGGTTTTATCGCTCCTGAAGCCTTTTTTTAAGATGGATACGGCTGTATTTTCGCGACAGGCAGAGCTCTTCGAACTCGAGTTCAATAAAAAATGGGCTGAAAGAAATGGGGAATTGAATACGTTCAGCCAACAGAAAGATAAGCTATTGCGGCAAGGATTAATGATTTTTGATTCGATTTTCAGGGCAGGGATCATTCAGCTTGATCCTTCGATAGAAAACAAACCTGCCGATTTTGAAATTTTCATCATTGAAAATAATATTGCCAGGGAAGTGCCGCTTTTCAAGGTATTTACATTGCAGCAGGCCAGCAGTTATATTTTAGTTAAAGTTGGAAAAGAAAACTTCACGGACAAGGATTTTCTTATTAATATTCTTACCAACCATATCACCCATAATCTTTTCTTTGATGCCGAAAAAACCAATGCGGAAAAAGAATCGGCACTTTCAAATATCAGTCCTTTCCGCGGCATGGTACAGCGTGGTGAGCTGATTATTCCACGCGGGGCAAGGGTAAATGACGATCATTACCGCATCCTCACATCATTAAAAAATAATTTTGAGGTCCAGTTGGGCACTACCAGGGCATTTTATGCCATTGCCGGGGGACAAGCCATTCTGACATCGATTTCAATCCTGGTCCTTGTACTTTTCCTTTATAATTACCGTAAGGATATCCTGGCCAACAACAAGAAGACCTTTCTGATCCTGTTGATCATATTTATGATGGTACTCACTGCCAGCCTTATAGTACGGTTTAATGTCAGCTATTTTTACCTCGTCCCTGTCTGCCTTGTCCCTGTTATAATCCGGGTTTTTTATGACACCCGCCTTGCATTGTTCGTTCACCTGGTAACTATATTCACCACCGGCTTCATCGCACCAAACAGCTTCCAGTTTGTTTTCATCCAGCTCATTGCCGGCGTGGTTGCGATCATGAGCATAGTCAGGCTGGAAAGGCGTTCCCAGTTTTTCTACACGGCGTTTTGGGTTTTCTGCACTTATACTGCAATTTACGTCGGGCTTATCCTGATGCAGGAAGGTAATTTCAGGGGAATAAACATTCAGCAAGTTTATCAAATGGCCGCCAATGCTGCTTTGCTGCTATTTGCTTACCCGCTCATTTTCCTGTTGGAGAGGACGTTTGGCTATATCACCGACGTAACGCTCATTGAACTGGGCAACAGCAATAATAAACTGCTCAGGGAACTGGCCCATAAGGCCCCCGGAACTTTTCAACATTCACTCCAGGTTGCCAACCTTGCTGAAGAAGCATCATACGCTATCGATGGAGACAGCCTGCTGGTCAGGGTTGGGGCGCTGTACCACGATATCGGGAAGATAGATGCACCGATGTATTTCATCGAAAACCAGGTTACAGGTGTTAATCCCCATGATGACCTTAGCTATGAGGAAAGTGCCAGGATCATTATCCGTCATGTTACACGCGGGATTGAATTCGCCAAAAAATATAAACTCCCTGCTGAAGTTGCTGATTTTATCACAACCCATCATGGCACCAGGAAGGTTGAATATTTCTACCTTAAACAAAAGCTCGAAAATCCGGAAAAGAATGTTGATGCGAACACATTCACTTACCCTGGTCCTATTCCCTATTCAAAAGAAACTGCCCTGGTGATGATGGCCGACTCGGTGGAAGCTGCTTCCCGCAGCCTCACCAAACCGGATGATGACAGAATCAATGATCTGGTTGAGCGGATCATTAACCGTCAGCTGGAATCAGAACAATTTTCCAATGCTGATCTCACCTTGCGTGATATCACAATGGTTAAAGAAATCTTCAAAAAAAGCCTCCAGAATATTTATCACGTGAGGATCAGTTATCCGGAAGAAAATTCCTAA
- a CDS encoding WbqC family protein, producing MTITGDILLPTAYFPPISYFVHMIRSKVIYIEQMETFTKQTFRNRCEIMTASGKSSLVVPVTKPQGNHTMTKQVEICYREHWQEQHWKTLQTGYRSSPFFNYYTDILEQLFETQETSLINNNHNILKTISALLGIDLNIQFTQDYEKKPGSMLDLRSAISPKKYQPFNQFPKYPQVFDYKYGFVPNLSILDLLFNMGPEAGRYLDKIVMK from the coding sequence ATGACCATAACCGGAGATATCCTACTTCCTACCGCTTACTTCCCTCCTATTTCCTATTTCGTTCATATGATCCGGAGCAAGGTCATATATATCGAACAAATGGAAACCTTTACCAAGCAAACATTCCGTAACCGCTGCGAGATAATGACAGCGTCCGGTAAGTCAAGTCTGGTAGTCCCGGTCACTAAGCCGCAAGGCAACCATACAATGACTAAACAAGTTGAAATCTGCTACCGCGAACACTGGCAGGAACAACATTGGAAAACGCTGCAGACGGGTTATCGTTCATCTCCCTTTTTCAACTATTATACTGATATACTTGAGCAACTCTTCGAAACACAGGAGACAAGCCTGATTAATAACAACCATAACATTCTGAAAACAATCAGCGCACTGCTCGGTATAGACCTCAATATACAGTTCACGCAGGACTATGAAAAAAAACCGGGGAGTATGCTCGATCTGCGGTCAGCAATATCTCCGAAAAAATATCAGCCTTTCAATCAATTCCCCAAATATCCACAGGTTTTCGATTATAAATATGGCTTTGTGCCAAACCTGAGCATCCTTGATCTGTTGTTTAATATGGGGCCGGAAGCAGGGAGGTATTTGGATAAAATAGTGATGAAATAA